Part of the Carnobacterium pleistocenium FTR1 genome is shown below.
TACCAAACGTAATCTAAATACTTATCATTGTCCTTTTGTCCCTTATTTAAATACCCTTTACGTAGTATTTCTTCAAATTTATCTAATAACTTTTTACCGGCATATTGTTTTCTTTGGATATCCATCCCCATAAATTCGCCTGTTTCGGTCAATGGCATACACCCATGAAACAATAGATTATCATTATAGGTAAGGTACATACTGCCTTTGCTGTATAAATAAGAAATGTGTTTCTGTAGACGTTCACAGTTTTTAAAAGCTACGACTAATTTTTCAATGACCATTTCTTCCTCTATTGTTAACTTGTAAGGATCAGCAGGATCTATGGTCGGGAAATTTGTATTCAACAATGGATATTCTTTGCCTTTAATTGAAATCGTTCCATTTTTATAATTGATTCCATTTAAGACTAAGCGATGGTCTAATTGGAAATCAGGGTGTCTTTTAATGATTTCTCCTTCGAGTTTGAACTGGATCACTGAAATCGCTTGATGCATTTTAGTGATTTGTCGAATCTCATCTTCAAAATAATCTTTTTTATCAGGATCCATTTTAGGATAAAAACAGCTTTCTAAATCTTCTGGGTAAGTCATTTCTGCAAATGTAAGCAACTGACGCAATGAGATCCCATAAGCATCTTCGATAATCTCCAAATTATCATACCGGGCACTGATACGCAGTACATTTGCAATACAAACAGCTGACCCACTAGCTGCTCCCATCCATAAGATATCATGGTTTCCCCATTGGATATCGACAGAGTGATGTTCCATCATGGTGTCAATAATTTTATCAGGATATGGACCTCTGTCATAAATATCACCCACCACATGCAGTTGATCCACTACAAGACGTTGAATCAGATAAGATATCGCCGCAATAAATTCAGCCCCTCTATTCAATGAAATGATGCTATCAATAATTTCACTATAGTAATCTTCTTTATTCGTATAGCCGTCTCCATCTTTTGATAATAATTCTTCAATGATGTAAGCAAACTCATTAGGCAAGGCTTTTCTTACTTTTGAGCGGGTATACTTTGAAGCGACAAATGCGCATAATCCGATTAGTCTAGACAATGTGATTCGGTACCATTCATTTGTTTCCTCTTGACTCTCAAATTCATTACTGACTAAGCGAATTTTATCTTCAGGATAATAAATCAATGTTGCCAAGCTATTCATTTCTTTTTGACTTAAACGATCGTGGAAAATCTCTTTAATTTTCTCTTTTATATTGCCTGATCCATTCCTAAGCACATGTTGAAAAGACTCATACTCCCCATGAATATCGCTAACAAAATGTTCTGTACCTTTAGGAAGATTCATAAGAGCCTCTAAGTTGATAATTTCGGTAGTGGTTTCCCCAATAGTTGGATATTCTTTAGCTAATAAGTTCAAATACTTTTTAGTCAAGTCCATACTTTCTCACCCCTTTATAATCTATACCAAATCATTATACCATGTTTCTCATTAATATTTTTTTATTAACAGAGCTTGAAAATTATCTATTAGTGAAGATCTTTTTTTTCTAACAACTAAACAGAAAAAGGCCTCAGACTAGTTGTCTAAGACCCTTTTAGTAAGGCTAGCCGTTCGCTACTGCTTCAGCTATATCTGCTTCCATTTTTTGGGGTTGAGTTGTTGAGCCAAATCGTTTAATGATTTCTCCATCTCGACCAATTAAGAATTTCGTGAAATTCCATTTTATTTTCTTATTGTTTGTTTCTGATGTTAGGTACTGATAAAGAGGATCAGCATTTTTTCCATTTACCATTATCTTTTCATGAAGTTGAAAGGAAACACCAAAATTCTTTTGACAAAAATTAGCAATTTCTTCCCCTTCACGAGGTTCTTGATTCATAAACTGATTAGAAGGAAAACCTAATATGACAAGTCCTTGATCTTTATATGTTTGATACAATTCTTCTAAATCTTTCAATTGAGGAGCTAGGCCACATTCTGTTGCTGTATTTACAATAACCAAAACATTCCCTTTGTATTTTGATAAGGAAACTTCTTCACCACTAATTTCATTAACCGTGTACTCGTAAACAGACATCTATAGTCCTTCTTTCGT
Proteins encoded:
- a CDS encoding glutathione peroxidase; the protein is MSVYEYTVNEISGEEVSLSKYKGNVLVIVNTATECGLAPQLKDLEELYQTYKDQGLVILGFPSNQFMNQEPREGEEIANFCQKNFGVSFQLHEKIMVNGKNADPLYQYLTSETNNKKIKWNFTKFLIGRDGEIIKRFGSTTQPQKMEADIAEAVANG
- a CDS encoding fructose-bisphosphatase class III; translated protein: MDLTKKYLNLLAKEYPTIGETTTEIINLEALMNLPKGTEHFVSDIHGEYESFQHVLRNGSGNIKEKIKEIFHDRLSQKEMNSLATLIYYPEDKIRLVSNEFESQEETNEWYRITLSRLIGLCAFVASKYTRSKVRKALPNEFAYIIEELLSKDGDGYTNKEDYYSEIIDSIISLNRGAEFIAAISYLIQRLVVDQLHVVGDIYDRGPYPDKIIDTMMEHHSVDIQWGNHDILWMGAASGSAVCIANVLRISARYDNLEIIEDAYGISLRQLLTFAEMTYPEDLESCFYPKMDPDKKDYFEDEIRQITKMHQAISVIQFKLEGEIIKRHPDFQLDHRLVLNGINYKNGTISIKGKEYPLLNTNFPTIDPADPYKLTIEEEMVIEKLVVAFKNCERLQKHISYLYSKGSMYLTYNDNLLFHGCMPLTETGEFMGMDIQRKQYAGKKLLDKFEEILRKGYLNKGQKDNDKYLDYVWYLWTGPVSSLFGKDQMTTFERYYVKDKATHEEKKNAYYAMRNDEKTCEMILSEFGLDPLKGHIINGHTPVKEKRGEDPIKANGRMIVIDGGFSKAYQETTGIAGYTLLYNSYGMVLVSHQPFTSVSEAIENEIDIMSTRRVIDRELDRKKVRETDVGKELTEQVSELKVLLKAYRNGDIIEELT